CTGGGCAGGGGCATGTCACTTTGATGATGCCAGCTTTTATGTCCTTCACTTGCCCAGAAGTGAAATTCAGACAGTTGAAATGCATCCAAGTTTTACAAGCACCCTGGCATTGTAAACCGTTCTTCGTTGTCACCTGACCCAAGCATATTTTGCACGGGTTCTTTGCTTTACTGCATTTTGGCATATTGTCTTTATGATGGTGGATCTGTTAGGATATGTTGATAGGCATGGTTGCTAGGAAGTTGCGTTGgacatttattcttattttgccATATATCAgacctttttataaatctattggTGGAAGTATATACAGAAAACTCAGTTTGAAACCAAATTGGCACTGCAGCGTTGGTATGAACTATTTCTGGCACTGAAGTTTTAAGCACTTAGCCTGTCAAATTATATGTcacttattttacttttttacttaataaatagaAGAGTTTTCCTAAGCGGCAGTCTTTCAATTGCTTGAAAAACTACTTTGAAATCACAGCAGTATTCTCAATTCGATGCTAAGTGATGAAGAACCAATAGCTCTCTTAGAATGGATGCAAGAAGAAAAATGGGTAAAAACTTTtggtcacattttttttaaatctatactaTAACTGTACCATGCCTAACAAATTAACAGCAAAAAACGCAGCCTTCGCTGGTGGACCAAGGAAGAATTATTCCTTGACTAGAATTTGAGAAGAAAGGATTATTCGAAAATCGTTCGTTTAACAACACTTTGATCATCGTCGGCCCACTTATCTCTCGCGCCATCTATTTTTGTTGCTGGTGAATAGCTTCCAATTTTCCTCCTCTCAAAATAGCTGCCGCAACCGAGCTGGTGGAAGCCGATGCTTCTACCTCAACGCGTGTTGCCATTCCAGTATTTCTTGGCTCCATCGCCCGGGCCAGTCTTCTTCTTCTCGAATCAACGGTCACCTCAAACACAGGTCGTCCGGGCACGCAGGGCCCCCGGTCACGTGCGCAATTTGTGGTTGAACTTTGAATCGTAAGGAAGGATCCCCTGGACATACGTGCAGCCATACTCCATTTAAGGTTCACTATTCTTCCAAAGATGCCAGTTCGACTGCTGATGTATACGTTTGATTCCCTATCTAATAGAGACAATCTTAACTGCTGGGAACTGGTGAACAACCTTCTTCGTAAGACTCCACGTCTCTACACCATATTACCAGTAAATCATAATATTGGTCAAATAGTTTTTGAATCAAACAAACTGCAATGTCTTTAGAACACCTTTAGAGAAGTTTTTTTTCGGAGGTGTAGGAGTGGTAGAAGGTTGGGTGATGGAAAAACTCCTAACCTAGCTTAATTAGACTCAAACTAGGTGGGCAGACATCTAAATagagaaccgtttgttttcccgggataaaaaatagcctatgatACTTTttgtcttttcaactaactgttGATTAGATTGAACTAACCTTTAGTTAgggtgaaggaaggacaaacaaaaacaaacacattttcgcattcataatattggtaacggtgatgatgatacatttatcctattcaaataataatagtatttaaatagaCTAAAAAGAAACagaattttaacaatttatacACACAAaaattgtgtatattttgaaatttaatattcagATCTATTATTCCCACAGAATGCTAGCAAATTTACCCAAAGGAAGTCGTAGGTACCACTTCTGCAATCAAAAGTCCATAGACAACAGctcttatttatttctgttttccaaCTTTAACATTAGATATTTCAATTGTGTTGAGAGATCACACACAGTATTGCATAAGTTCTTGATCGCCGTCCGCAATACCTTTGTGTCTTCTACATTCCCAACACCAGGTGCTTGAGAATCCGATGAGATCTTCCGCATATTTTGTTGCTCTGTAATTTATGCAAGCATTGGTAAGCACGAGACGGACAAAGAAAGAAGGATCACAGAGCTAAGGGACttcagataataatttattttatttctttttataatttatgcaataaattttACACCAGCAACTTCAATATTCATTATACCCACCAATTTATTAATAGTGGGCAGAGAGTGTAAAGAGAACGTAGAACATCTTTAGGCAGGTAGGAGAATTCTAATGGTAAAACTAATATCCTTTTTAGGTAActcctaattaaaaaaaaaaataggcgtGAAACAAATTTACTAGTGAATTGTATCATTGAgcttttagatattatttttagtttataaggAAGTATTACTGATCAaagattgaattttaaattggtCACTAACAAttctttacaaacaaaaataattgaaaaaaatatttagctcATGGGAAGCTAGATGACGCGATTTTCACACTTTTTTTTGCCCAAAATGTACACATTTATTTTGCCATATATGAgacctttttataaatctattggTGGAAGTATATACAGAAAATTCAGTTTGAAACAAAATTGGCACTGCAGCGTTGGTATGAACTATTTCTGGCACTGAAGTTTTAAGCAACTGTTAGCAACTGTTTACATATAGCTTgtggaaagcgttcggtgacgtGTAAGCGAGTTTCGCGATTTTCGTTCAGCCAAAGAGCGCTCAACGCACCTAAAGAAGTTATCACttcaaaaaaaacctaacctgaAGCATTGTTATTTCTCGCAAAATTTGAATACGATCGCGAATGATTTGGTCCAATCGAAGGCAAGCAACATCCTACATGCGTCGGACAGGTTGATGAGCCAACTAGTTTTATTCTTGGCGACATTGCTTCGGGTCTGTTCTAGAAGGAGATTGCGAAGAATTGAAAGGAACTGGAGTGTTTTCACCTTTACAGGCTGAGAGACGAGATCGATTTCTATCATTTGGCTGCGATAAACAAACAGGACACGAGTTATCAGAGTCACACTCAATGGAAGGAATGGCATTTGTCTTCACTGGGCATTCTTTTGTCTCGCAATACTGTGAGTAGGCCGGACGGTTTGTGTGCGAACATATAATAGGTGGGATTGCCAATAGCTCCTTCGGTTCACTGGTGTCGCAACCTGGACACGGGCACATGACTTTTACTATCCCGGCCTTAATATCCTGGATTTTACCAGGCGTGTAGTTtaggcatttatttatttattatgcatatCCTTAGtttacttacagctagccaaaacgtatactaagtcaaaTTGAAATGCGCCCAAGTCCGGCATGCACCTTTGCATTGGAGACCAGTTTTCTTTATGAACATATTTTGCAAGGATTTAGTGGTACTTTCTTGCACCTCATTATGTCATGGAAGGATTTTCCTCTTCATTATGcgtatttgtattttaaaatttagttgtcATATAGGGATTTTATGATTTATGGATGCGATAAAATTTCCAACCTGTCAAGCATAGTAAAGAATTTGAGAATATtgaaaatttgtatttgtatccTCATACAAAAGACGAAATCGATAAACagaatatttaaataggtatgaTTACCATAGAAAACTAGGAAATACCccattaatactataaatatgaATGCATCAatcgaaaatataaatatgaatatcaatTCTTGTGCTTAATCTCCCGCCTCTACTTCTTTTTACTGAAATGATTCTCTATCTTCCGaattatgtacaaataaacTATAGTAACTTTTATCAATAGGTAAGTGGTAAAGAACAGCACTTTACACATGCGTCTTATTACGTGTTTGCCACATGaattaaaacgtttttatttaagttttaaaagttcacccttgactgcaatatcatcaAGTGGTAATTATCATAAATTGACAATGCTGTCTaaggtaattataataatattacctataatTGATATAGTATGATCCTACCCCACATCTTTATTggtaggatttttttattgtttggaCGGATTTTCGTTTCGATTTTCGAAGGTCAAACCCAGGATATCCACTTTTAAGACATTTATTattcgtagtatttatttatttctttacttctACTACACTACTCTGTGGTCATGTCAATGCCAATGTCAGTTGTCACTCATATAGTTCGATAGTTTCTGAATTGaggttattttcataaaaatagaattgtgctaataaaataaataacaatgccTTTCATGAAAGGAAGAGCCCCTATCAGGCGCACACTGAACTACCTAAACGCTGGCAAACTAGTATTCaaggataaaataaagattttctcCGTCGGCTACAACATAACCGGCCAAAACAATACAGGTGCGAAAGAGTTCGTTTTCTGGTATCTTCCACAAATACAGTACAAAAATCCGAATGTGCAAGTGGCAACGTTAAAGAACCTAACACCTTCGCCGTTTATAAAGTGTTATTTCGAAGATGGAAGGCAAATTTTGGTGGACATAGATAATAAATCAAAGGAGGATATTTTAGAACATTTGTTGAATACCGTCGGGAAATCCAAAGAGGTTCTAGAAGCTGAGGCGATTGCTGCTGAAAAGAAAGACAATCCAGCAAACTTTGGTGTTGGTTGTGAAAGGCCATGTATTTGTGAAGTTTACGGCCAGATTCCTTGCCCTGGTGTAGTACCTTTACCCAAGGTTATGCGcggaaaatataaaaacccGAGTGATTAATTGTATTAAAGTAGCTTGTTTATAGTGTaggtatgtttaataattttaataaagtattgcTGTAAGAGAAAAATCTTTCAATTAAAGTcacaaatatattaagtaagatAGCCTGCAATTTGAGTTTGTAGATTTGTCCTGATGTCAAGAAAGATTTCTTATGTGACCTGGACATGTACCTCATTCTCGTTGTATATGGAGTATTTAAATCCAGCATTACTTCGCCTACAGGTCACTATTATTTAGTTCATTATAGTAGTTATACATTCCTTGGAGAATCTATGGACGTTGGAAccccaaggtactggaatgtTGACCCTGCAGTGACTGTAGACCCCCAACATGttgaaaagaaaacttaaaacaaGCTGGGTGCCACTGGAAATAAGTAACTCAGGATCATGGAAACTTCTTGGAGCAGTGTGGTAAAGCTGATTGGCAGTTTCTGAGATAAACTCAAAAtctaaatcgaaaaaaaaaaaattcttcacTTCCTTTGTGTACTCATTACATGCAttctattattaaaacttaaaactaatattttatctaaatattaataattttactctgattttcataacaaagaagtaaaatttgtttaaaagtgTTCTAAAGTAGTTTGTAGTCTATAATCACGGCACATGCCTTGTTTCTCATAGGAGTGAAGGTTTTAAGAGCAAAGAACAACTATGACAGGCTATTAATAGCCCAACGTGTATAATACAAAACAcaaattttatatgtaaatctttattgtacaatcaaaatttataattcttcaTAACATAAATGCCATCATTGCAGCAGCTATATAGTGAAAATTCTCAAAGGCATTAAAAGTTCTAGAGTTGCAATGATTAAACAGTTGGTCATCCACCTCTTTCCCTCGTGGACCAGTGTGGAAAAATATCCAAGGTTTGTTTGTATTTGATTCTATAtcctaaaaaaattattccaagtACATGAAATAAAAAGCTCTTTGTTAGCCTCTCAGCATCCTTTTtaggggaccgagtttgaaccCCTCTTACGCACCTTTAACAGTTTGGATTAGTGAGTATTTaaactattacattttatttcaaaattcaaaattcatttatttcaagtaggccttattaataagcacttataaaacgtcaagtctgtttgtagtgactctaccaccggttcggaaggcagattctactgagaagagctggcaagaaactcagcagattgctctattccaacatcattttaaagttcttctttcttcaatctttggaatttttccgttttgtgagagatgagagcggagtggcctgcttccaagcagccttgtcgtttatttgctttatatcatggaaaacattatga
Above is a genomic segment from Pararge aegeria chromosome 23, ilParAegt1.1, whole genome shotgun sequence containing:
- the LOC120634249 gene encoding probable 28S ribosomal protein S25, mitochondrial, translating into MPFMKGRAPIRRTLNYLNAGKLVFKDKIKIFSVGYNITGQNNTGAKEFVFWYLPQIQYKNPNVQVATLKNLTPSPFIKCYFEDGRQILVDIDNKSKEDILEHLLNTVGKSKEVLEAEAIAAEKKDNPANFGVGCERPCICEVYGQIPCPGVVPLPKVMRGKYKNPSD